In Porites lutea chromosome 9, jaPorLute2.1, whole genome shotgun sequence, a single window of DNA contains:
- the LOC140948533 gene encoding alpha-1A adrenergic receptor-like, whose amino-acid sequence MDNSRNASLKPVQASNLPALIVVQSVSLTLIMIVSAVANSFICRCILVHRSLRTITNSFIFNLAATDFLLSVLCMPFALVSAITGRWVFGEVMCKLTGFLISVLCIASILTLVLVAIDRYLAICRPLKYCILVTHRKSVMMLVYVWLHAAVCSILPVIGWGQGYKFVVEESICRPEFGKPTADNGYTIFLFITCFVGPFSIIAFTYVSILFTARRQFRRVHQAKVTPPNPINSTQPSSSQLNVITDYHGETTIAHTPENTIVGEEITSATNTSRFKKLYTSRIIKNRRRQKARGFKMLWLIVAVFLICWSPYFIFIFYSSIHHRRFSRTVKVPVMLLTFLNSALNPFLYGFLNGKFRSSLWESIGEKFAFCKWKQNETKSRVHHIN is encoded by the coding sequence ATGGACAATTCCAGGAATGCTAGTCTTAAACCAGTGCAAGCGTCCAACCTCCCCGCCTTGATTGTTGTCCAAAGCGTTTCTCTTACACTGATAATGATAGTTAGCGCCGTAGCTAACAGCTTTATATGTCGCTGTATTCTGGTTCACCGATCTCTACGAACGATTACGAACTCTTTTATCTTTAATCTCGCGGCTACAGATTTCTTGTTATCCGTGCTGTGTATGCCTTTTGCTTTAGTGTCCGCCATCACCGGCCGATGGGTATTTGGCGAGGTCATGTGTAAGCTTACAGGGTTTCTGATCTCAGTTCTGTGTATTGCGTCTATTCTAACTTTGGTTTTAGTAGCTATCGATCGATATCTGGCGATATGTCGTCCACTGAAATACTGCATCCTAGTCACGCACAGGAAAAGTGTAATGATGTTGGTATATGTTTGGCTTCATGCTGCTGTATGCTCCATTCTGCCTGTCATTGGCTGGGGACAGGGCTACAAATTTGTTGTTGAAGAATCAATTTGCCGGCCGGAGTTCGGAAAACCTACAGCTGATAACGGCTAcacaatatttttattcataacttGTTTTGTTGGGCCATTTTCAATAATCGCATTCACATATGTCTCCATTCTGTTCACAGCCAGGAGACAATTTCGCCGGGTTCATCAAGCCAAAGTGACCCCACCTAACCCGATTAACAGCACGCAACCAAGCAGTTCCCAACTCAACGTTATCACAGACTACCATGGTGAAACCACCATTGCTCATACGCCAGAAAACACTATTGTAGGAGAAGAAATAACTTCTGCGACTAACACCTCACGTTTCAAGAAGTTATATACCTCAAGGATCATAAAGAACAGACGACGGCAAAAGGCGAGGGGTTTTAAAATGCTTTGGTTAATTGTGGCGGTTTTTCTAATCTGTTGGAGCCcttactttattttcatattcTATAGCTCTATTCATCACCGTCGTTTCTCCAGAACAGTCAAGGTACCAGTCATGCTCCTAACGTTTCTCAATAGTGCCTTAAACCCATTTTTATACGGGTTTTTGAACGGAAAATTTCGGTCAAGCTTGTGGGAGTCAATTGGAGAGAAGTTTGCTTTCTGCAAGTGGAAACAAAACGAGACAAAATCGAGAGTGCATCATATTAATTGA